Below is a genomic region from Brassica rapa cultivar Chiifu-401-42 chromosome A08, CAAS_Brap_v3.01, whole genome shotgun sequence.
TCGCTGACAGGGCCGCGCGTTCTGCCAACTCCGTTGCCTCCTCTTCTTTATCGTCCTCACCCTCCGACTCTACTCCTTCTTCCACCTCATCTTCTTGGATCACCAACACCATCAACTCCTTGTTAGGACAATCTCTTCTTGAGTGAGACTTCCCTCCACATTGGAAGCAAAGCCCCTCAGCTCGATATCTAGCGTACTCTGTCGGTGAAAGTCTACGAAACGGTGCTCTCCCCTTCTTAGTATTACTAGGGCTCGCAGCCACCGTACGTTTCTCGATCTGATTGTTCTTCTCAGACCCTTCCGTCGTTTTGGGCTTGAAATTGGAATTGGGCCTAAACCCATTTCCCCCGGTAGAACCACCCCGGCCCACAGAAGTAACAGAGCCCACTGCACTCCCTCCTCGTGTACTCTTTCCGTTCACTGTCTCCACCGTCGGATCTGCGTAATTTGTCCATTCCTCCACCAACTTAGCGACACTCATCATCTTGCGAAGGGTTCTTGGCTCCATGAGTTTAACCCCTGCTCGAATCTGTGGCTTCAACCCGATCATGAACGCCGTTTCTAAGATCGCATCTGGCACCTCCGGTGCATTTGTAGCCAGAGAAATGAAATCCCGGCAGTACTCCCTAACGGTCCCCTCCTGACGCAACGTCATCAGACGTTCACGTGCTGTCATCTCATGATTTGTTGCGAACTGCTCGAGAACGCGAAACTTCATCTGCTCCCAACTCTCAAATGGATTTCGATCGCGTTCCCAGCGATACCACAACAACGCTTCCTCATCGAAGCACATCCTAACCACCCTCATCTTCCTCTCCTCCGAAAAATCCTCCAACTCAAAATACTGCTCCACACGTAACACCCAACTCTCCGCGTTTTCTCCGTTGAAGAGTGGGATCTTCAGCTTACGCATATTCTCGTCGTGTCTTTCCTCCGTTTGTAGCCAAGGACGGTCGAGTGGACTCAGTGAGTGACCTCTTCCGTCCCCGCCTCTCGTAACTGCCTCCGATCGCGATCCCGATCCTCCAGCACGAAAGAGACCGCTACGATCTTCCTCTGTAGCGATCTGTTTCCCCGGTCGCTGGACGGTATGCGAGACCTCTTCCTCCTCGTGGTGTCGCAACGATGCTTGAAACAGAGCGGCAAGCTCACGCTTCCTCGTTTCGTCATCTACGTTCAATCGCTGCTCCAACCTCTCCAATACGCTCATACGGTTTCGGATCTCAGTCACCGTACCTTTGAGATCCTCCATCGTACTCTCCATCGCTCCGATCTTACTCATCTCCTCTCTCAGGTTCTCCACCACCGCCTCGACATCAGATTTCTTCCCTGGCGCCATCTCTTCCCAGTAAAGAAAATAGGCTCTGATACCAAGTTGTTATGTGATACTTTTGAGAAAGAGAAATGTTATTGATCTGAGAAAAGTTCTACAAGACTTGAGAGAATTATATCCTGGGATCTCTCCTTCCCTTTACAAGTTTGATCAAACCTCTTGATATCTCTCACGTAACAactctctctctataaataaaaGACGGAAAGCAAAAGCACACATCACGTGGGCCGTTAGTCGTTAGCCGTTAACTCCAGCACACCAACGACGTTTATTCCTCATTCCTCGTAAAGCATCCATTCAAGACGTCACACGTGACACGTCCCCATCCTCCAAAGATTCTTGTCGATCCAACTGATCCTTTCCCTTTCTCTTTCTGCCGTACGTGTACAGTATCGGAGGGCGTCGAGCCTCACTGCTAACAAGAACATTAAGCTGACAACTTATTAATCAAACAGATTTAAATCAAAGACGAGTCACAAGGATGCTTGTCTCTATGATTAACAGCCAAAGGATTAGAGCTGACAACTGATTGAACTCCCGCTAATTAACCATAACCAGATCTCGCCGCGGAGTGAAGATCATCCGCCGATCCTCCTTCCTCATCTCGTCCTTTTTCATTTTCAGTGCTCCTCCTCCGtctctctgtttctctcttGCATGGCGCCATGGCGGTTGGGCTGAAATTCAAACGGGCCGGGTTTAACCGTGTAAAATTTTGAGCTTGGCCCAAGCTAAGCCCATTTTATGCAACATATCTCATTCTCCACGGAcctttgaaaaaataaagaaaattctATAAGTAAAGTAATTAGAAATATTCTAATTTTAATTAGAAATATTCTATAATCGTATCAAACACACATTATTTTTCCAAAaatcaacaaatttaaaaaaaaaatttcaaaccaacgttaattcttttttgaaaaaatattattttatatttaaatttgggTTTAGTAATTAGAGAACGAGGGTTAAggtaatctttatatatataataacgtTTGCCTCTCTCACGTTCGTCCACGTAGGCATCCACGTAGGAAAGTCGAACGCTCTCTTGCCGCCACGTGTCACTTACTTAAACGCTTCGTACCATTCTTTTCTCCTCCGCAATCCGTTCTTATTCTGCCTGAACATTTTGCATTATTAAGCCCatagaatattttattagaGCGTGATATGATATATCGCGAAACGGTGCGTTTCGTATTCTGTCTTTCATCTGTCTCCCATCTCCGCCGTAGGCGATTTAGGGTTTCCATCGAAACTGAGTATTCTTCCTCCTGATCCAGCGATCAATCGGCGCCGTATCGACTATACGCTTTCCAGCGAACTGTTCATCTTCTTTTTACTGATCAAGTAATCAATCGGTTAGGGAAACATTGCTATTGAATTCCCTCTTTAAATCCACCTTCCACGATCTCTCTTCAATTCCACTTTAGCTCTTCAAAGGCGACTGGTGGTTCCACTATAAAAAGGTTAGCATCTCTACAATCTATAGCATCCTatcaatctattaaaacaaaacaatctcCTTATTTTCTGAAAAAATGGCTAATGCTCGAGTTTTCCTTCCTGATTTGAAATCGGGTAGATGTTCTGAGGTTAGGTTATTGCGTTTCTGGGAGGCAAGGAACATCAAGCGAGGTGATGAACTGATGTCCGTGGATATGCTCCTGCTTGATTCGAATGTGACTTCAAGGTATTCTCGGCTTTAAAACTCACATATTTATCGACTTTTGAAAATGCAAAAGACTATGTTCATATTTATGAGatcttttttgtttcctttgttAATTTCGTTTCACTGTGTTCCTGTATTGCAGCCAACAAACACTCACGTTTTCTAGGTAactctattattattattattatttatttttttgggctTAAACTCACTCATCATTCAAATCagtattattttttcaaatattcaTCTTAGGCCATATATAACTGGTGAGCTAACAGCTGTAAAGAGTCATGTAAACGATCGTCCAAAAGACAAAATCCGTGTTATGGCAACCATAAAAATAGATAGGTATCTATTATTCTTATATAGGTTTCTACACCTTTACAATTGATAACACTACTTTCTTAGACAAACACATTGAGGATTTGGTCcgcattttttttatttgtagtgACGTGTCTCTCACCTTGAGTGTGTTCCCACTATCAAGTTGTGTCATTTCACAAAAACTTGAAAGCTTTAGGGTGGATACACGAGTTTTTGTTGCAACAAACTATAATCTCAAGATTGTGGGAGGTATTCTTTCATACTGTTGTGAAACCTTATTATGTTTTCGTAAAATGATGTCCACCATGATGCTTTTGCAAAGACTGACACCCCATCTCCAGGAAGATTTTTCTAAATGCCACATCAGGAACTCGCTATGACAAGGAGACTGATGCAAGAGAGAGTTATTTTTACAAGTAAGCATTTAAAAATTACTGCTTGATTATATCTAGAAACGTACTGCTACATGACTTATCTCACACACTTTCACGGGACACTCACTACTACTACAGTTTCTTCACAAATGATACTGGGAACATATCAGCAGCTTCTTTGTTGAGGGGCTTTGCAAAGGTTGAGCCTATGAAAATAGCGGAGCTTAACCAGTTTATCATCACTCCTCAGCCTCAAGTACAGTTTCAAACTATAATATGTTTGTCTCCAGCAATTTTCTTAACTCTGTTTCTGATTGCAATAATTTATACCTGCAGTCCATTAAATTTATTTGCACTGGAAAGGTGACCGTATCAAGCCAGAAAAAGGATGGTGCTACATCTTGGACCCTGGAGATCACATGCTTGGGATCAGTTTCTCTCTCAGCGAAGATGTTTGGAGGTGGGAATGAGAAGGAGAACAACTCTGGCAGCAAAACTTCAACTGGTCTCATACTGAAAAAAGCTCAGACCACATCTGCCAAGGTGAAGAGTATGCTGGAGCTGGTCACATTAATACGTGTTTGAAAATGCTTATGAATCATTATCCCTGTTCCCCCTATTCTCTGTAGTATTTTTCAGaagatattataaattaagtTCAAGTATAATCCAATGGTTATTTTACTCTTGATTCATTCAACCACTTAGGTTCCTAGATTCCATATATTTACTCAGCAAAACATGTACTAAAAAAACGTATGGCCATAAAATGATAATTTAAACACTTAAACAAAAATAAGACGTGTGACGTAAGGAAATAAAGATTGGGCTGAACATATATACTCTGTCTTTTATCATCATGATGTATATTCCTTGACTGTATAGCTCACGATCTCAAATAGTTTCTTTTTTCCATTCCTAACATTGTTTTGGATATAATTTTCCATTTTacctatttcttttttttttttatcaaacctCCTTTTTTTCTATCTCTCTAGCTTCTTtctacaaatcttttttttgttatttggcaaataaCAAACAAGACTGGGAGTACCTAGATTGCTCATTATTCAACgcaaaatttgaaatttgattCCATAACAAACCTTATCGTCGTCAAAACTAAAAACTGACCACCAAAACACCCATCATCAACCATTGCAAGATCTTGGCACCAACCTGGAGGACACAATATTTTCAAGTAATAATTCCCATAAAGAATGACACTAATTCCATAAAGTCAAACACGTGAATAAACCTTAAGATTTAAACTTCCCACGTCATAAAATCAAATCCACGTACTAATCTCTGACAATCAATGGATATGCCAAATTATCAATGCTTTAAAATACGTTGACTAGAATATATTTCCCAATCTCCAGATTTAATGCATACAAGGTTAATGGCATGTATGTCAAACCCCCCTACATAAAACCTATTCGTCTAAGCCCACACCATTACGGCCTCTCTTTTCAAATTCAAGTTAAAAACGATGTGGGAGCTTAATGAGATATCCCACAGAGAGTTTCTACGCACCAAAATATATACAGGTCAACATAATCACTGAGCTTGCAAAGTTTTCCAGAGCAGATGTTCGTAACTTAATGGCATCGAGCCCAATTCTTGATGAGGCAGCACAAAACCCACAGCCCACAGGTATACAAGCATCTTAACCTCCAGCCATTTACAGTCTTTCCATTGAAACACGTCCACCGTTTCCACGATCTTATATGGAGTGTAATATATATCATCTTCATCAACCTGCTAAATGATTCGTATGACATCAAATTCATCGAAGCATCAAAATCTCCACCAATCAACTCCTTTCGTAAAACATTTCAAAGATATAAAACTCCATCCTAACCAAACAAATAACTTTCAAATGCAAAATCTAACACATCCAAAACAGCCAACAAAATTCTAATATTTTACATGACAATGACAAGTTAGGATGAAGATCAAACCGGATCTACCAGAAGACACGAGTAGTTGgatcactaatttttttttttttataaaatcgaAGACAGTGATTGTTATCTCACTTTAAACTCAAACAGAAAATATTTATGGAAAATATCAAAATGATCtcagaattatatttttatttgttatttatagtcattttaattttaaaatattttaaaatgctttataaaattaaaatatatttttgtataaaataatttttattatgtaCCCAACACatgcccgtagggcgggccgaccctagtaatATAAAATTTGAAGTAATTTAGCTATTTATCTCTTGAtatttctaataaaaaaaatatcattatatattagttttgtcATAAAAAAATTTTTGCTATCTAAAATATTTACTCTAAAGTTTTTTCTTGTGGTAACTTACTTGTTTATATATCACTTATAGAACTATAAAGAAGTTTAATGACCAAGACTATGTAGTTTAAGGCAAATttccaaaataatatttttaaagtttataaGAAGATACTCCATCCGTTTAAAAAAGAtagatgttttagaaaaaaattgtttcacaaagatatatattttgtgttttctatgaaaacattgtaaacttaaaaaaaattaatttattttattgaattactattggtaaggatattaaaaattgaaaatttcagaaaatgatacatttgttatagtgatttaatgtgttttcttaatgtGTGTATACGATAGAAAATATATCTTTGTGAAACAGAAAGAGTTGACCTTAAAGATTACAAACATTCAAAATAGCATtcatttgataaagaaaaaaaactaaattattctAACTTCTAAATTCTAATTGAATAGCTCCTAAATgttaaactctaaatcttaatGACCAAACTCGAATCCAAATTTTCAGAATAAAACAGTTCAAAAAATAtgcaatacaaaaatatatattttttattttatttttggttggtGCTTTTTTTTAATCCTCTGTATACTacctttttgaacaaaaaatgtGTTAATTAGTTCTgtattatagatttttctatagTTTATTAATGGTTTGTACTAATATCTTTACTTCGTTACCACTTCGGAATTTGGGATCGTATCCGTAAGTGCTAGCAAACAAATAAAATCATTTGAGACTTTTTTAAAGTTTGTGGTTTATCTATTTCCTTTACGTAAATAGACTGATCATATATCAGAAACTTGAACACTACATGATACATGTCAGTTATAAGAAAGTAAATAAGTATCACGTTGTCTTTCGGAGTGTACTCGTGTAAGGTAGGGGTGgacgttcgggtacccgttcgggttcggattgggtatttcggattttcgggtatttcggtatagaggtttagaacccgttcgggtatttctgtacttcgggtcgggttcgggtatttttagttcggattcggttatttcggatcgggttcaaatatttagattttgaaaaaaaaattaaaattttcatttctcaagtttgttatatttaaaaatataactttcagttaactaattttttatttttaatagattgaatggttaatagatttggacataccattttaaaactaaaaaggtattaatttagttatttttttttaattttgggtgtaactttttgttaatttttttaataaaaaacttgacatgcattttaagtgagtagcaaatcattttttccataATTGTATGtgtatcatatgaacttaaagtatgtgtaatatcaatataaatattttatataaaatgagaaatataaactagaaatataaggttaactAGACCTTGACCCGCGCGCCCGCGCGGGTGTTCGTTTTCGGTTTGAATTGTTCGTTTTCGGTTTAAATTGTTATTATGTTTATTATAGATTATGTAATTGTTATAttaaatatcttatattatatggtGATGTAAAAAATGTTAATGATGAATTACATTAGTTATTTATATCTAAATGGTTGAAACAGATTTTTGTTAGTCATATAGTTTGTGTGTggtagtttgttaattttatagtcaataaaaaaatatttgataaattacTATACTCATTCACTTGCATGAggtaaaatattatgttttaatatttataaatgcataagtacatatttgattattaacattatttagttatagataAAATATAGTTTGACAGAATTTATGTATATCATTAAAATCGATCTCCatggttttaaaaaatatgtacaTATTTAGAACCTAAATTcgataatatatagttgtaatccaaatatatatctaatctattataTGGGCTTATAAATTGCTGATGATAAACATTTAAGAGAAAAGTTTAATAACAAAAGCCCAATTAGATATCTAACAACTTTACGCAGGAAAAAAACCAGTTagaagaccaaaaaaaaactctctcaTCGAAAGAAAAGCCAAACAGAGGGATATATTCGGCGAGTTCAACAGGAGAAGGTCAGACGGTTTATTAGGGATTTTGAATTAGAAGATGTTATGAATGGATTAATGGACAGTATCAAGGTACAAATTTCTCTGTATACGGTTTTTAAAGATCAATTCGTTATACTCTGTTTTAGATTAACGCAATGTATTTTTGTGTCTCCTGTTCGTAGTTTTCTTGATTGAGTACGAAATCGAGACATAGCCGAAGCAAAAGTGAACATGCAATACATCAATTGAAGAAACGTCGGATGCGGCTGTGGTGATGTTTTGTGATAAGAGTTGAGTTATAATTGTGATCGAGATCGAGAGGAGAGCAGATCCGTAAACACCAAAGGGGAAGCcgacatgaaaaaaaaaagataagttcTTTATTATTCAGACTCAAAATACCTGTGAGTTGTAAAGTACTTAGAGATTGTTTAGATTGCTTGATTTTTATATACCCTTGTAAAGATAATAAGATGATTGATATTAGTAAAGTAAACGTCTTGACtgagattttttatttacttgaaCATAATATATCGTTTGCAGGTAATAGAATTCAGTTTTTTGAAGATATTCTCAAAGATTACAATGAAGCTGACGACAGAGCGGGTTAAAAAGGGTCAAGGTTAGTAAATTCTTGCTGAAGTTAAGTTATTAGACAGATTGGTTATCGGTTAGGTCATAAGATTAAATGAATATAGCGGACTTATAGTATTGTTCTTGCGATCGTGTCAATAGTTATAGTTATTTGTTTCCTTTGAACTTGATCTCATAATTGATAAATTGCATGTTGTTTGGATGATTGTGTTATGACCAACTTACTTAATAGCAACAACAACGTCTAAAATAATAGATAGTTGTAAAACTCATTCTTTGAGCTAAAAAAACAccagaaaataataagaaaaaggGCTTAGGTTTCAAAATGAATAGCAAATACAGATACTACGCCTATCTTGTTTGTAGACATCTTAAACCTGCAttggcaaaaataagaaaaaaaaaataacttatttGTGTATGTTTGGATCAAAACTAATAgattataagtaaataaaaacacatttacCTTGTCAAACATATTCTTCCAGATTAGCAAACACCTCTTTGAATACAACATTTGTAGTTTTCTTTTGAGGTTTACCATCTTTGTCAACAGCTAGAATCTTCAAACCTTTTTTAGAAGTCACCCTAGACACAGCCACGTAGAGTTGTCCGTGTGAAAAAACAGGTCTTGGTAGAAAGATACCAACTTCAGATAGGGATTGCCCTTGGCTTTTGTTTATTGTAATAGCAAACGCCACTGCCAATGGCAACTGCCTCCTGCGCATCTTAAAAGGCAGCCGAGTATCTGATGGTGTTATCAACAATCTAGGAATATCTACTAATTTTCCAACCTTTTCTCCAGTTATTATCCTAGCTTGAACCATAAAGTCCATTAGTTGAGTGATC
It encodes:
- the LOC103847688 gene encoding uncharacterized protein LOC103847688 isoform X2, with product MSVDMLLLDSNVTSSQQTLTFSRPYITGELTAVKSHVNDRPKDKIRVMATIKIDSDVSLTLSVFPLSSCVISQKLESFRVDTRVFVAGTRYDKETDARESYFYNFFTNDTGNISAASLLRGFAKVEPMKIAELNQFIITPQPQSIKFICTGKVTVSSQKKDGATSWTLEITCLGSVSLSAKMFGGGNEKENNSGSKTSTGLILKKAQTTSAKVKSMLELVTLIRV
- the LOC103847688 gene encoding uncharacterized protein LOC103847688 isoform X1 is translated as MANARVFLPDLKSGRCSEVRLLRFWEARNIKRGDELMSVDMLLLDSNVTSSQQTLTFSRPYITGELTAVKSHVNDRPKDKIRVMATIKIDSDVSLTLSVFPLSSCVISQKLESFRVDTRVFVAGTRYDKETDARESYFYNFFTNDTGNISAASLLRGFAKVEPMKIAELNQFIITPQPQSIKFICTGKVTVSSQKKDGATSWTLEITCLGSVSLSAKMFGGGNEKENNSGSKTSTGLILKKAQTTSAKVKSMLELVTLIRV